Proteins encoded by one window of Candidatus Scalindua japonica:
- a CDS encoding tetratricopeptide repeat protein codes for MSTRHKKDHKGITLLKRERYREAEEATSKAVTMDKKYPPFFNNFGDVLLKREKYHQAGEAYRKALENNQKGSNSEEKFRAHFGLAKVHALLAERGKEDWMCRESLKYLDHIGISFLS; via the coding sequence TTGAGTACTAGGCATAAAAAGGATCACAAGGGAATAACGTTACTCAAACGTGAGAGATATAGAGAAGCCGAAGAAGCTACGAGTAAAGCGGTCACCATGGACAAGAAGTATCCCCCTTTTTTTAACAATTTTGGAGATGTTCTCCTGAAGAGAGAAAAGTATCATCAGGCAGGAGAAGCCTATCGTAAAGCATTAGAAAACAATCAAAAGGGAAGTAATAGTGAAGAAAAATTTCGCGCTCATTTTGGTCTTGCAAAGGTGCATGCACTGCTTGCTGAAAGAGGAAAAGAGGATTGGATGTGCAGGGAATCATTAAAATATCTTGATCATATAGGAATTTCCTTTTTAAGCTAA